From a single Miscanthus floridulus cultivar M001 chromosome 8, ASM1932011v1, whole genome shotgun sequence genomic region:
- the LOC136470226 gene encoding uncharacterized protein, with amino-acid sequence MRVVDKDIFNWMGFRQLLGEEIVHGQDQDLHVSFFDTTKNETVHINSDSALLHAFDVYWDSRKLPLIVDVIDTTPWNTARVDANPVEHDNLADDENVEVAMPLDVIYPDSLQAPTAECPSRNTEPDDIADVNAHDTVEFEADDIADHDESDESDESADAQDDENDDWGEKDEVEYVGVDDEKEKYHDELNDDGQEDCSYYPDTDPKDDDPLEVDDERGCESVLHVTDVDNPKIAVGVTFEDGLCFKRCIRQYAVLNEVELAVPYSESRRYRAYCKAERCRWRIHASQLSDGKTWQIKKMPHKHRCAGIGNLEKNCMATNHWVKDRVINWLREDPTIQPKALRKQLEEKYNIKVSKYVVWDGRQMALDEILGGWEDSFVHVFSWKREVEKRCPGSVVEIEWELVNEKRRFCRMFVALKPCIDGFLNGCRPYLGIDSTVLTASETMENWEWFMKMLHKAIGSPHGLVISTDAGKGIDKAVTKIFSNGVEHRECMRHLVKNFQKRFRGEVFEKNLWPASRCYRMTTHERHWNEMHKACPKATNWLLENHKQLWARAKFNTTSKCDYVTNNIAETFNS; translated from the exons ATGCGTGTGGTGGATAAGGATATTTTCAACTGGATGGGTTTTCGTCAGCTGCTCGGTGAGGAGATAGTTCATGGTCAGGATCAAGATCTCCATGTCTCCTTCTTTGACACAACCAAGAATGAGACAGTCCACATAAATTCTGATAGTGCTCTGTTGCatgcatttgatgtttattgggATAGTAGGAAGCTGCCACTAATTGTAGATGTTATTGACACAACTCCTTGGAACACGGCTCGTGTTGATGCTAATCCTGTTGAGCATGATAATCttgctgatgatgaaaatgttgaAGTTGCTATGCCTTTAGATGTGATTTACCCTGATAGTTTACAAGCTCCTACTGCTGAGTGTCCTTCTAGAAATACTGAGCCTGATGACATTGCAGATGTTAATGCTCATGACACTGTAGAGTTTGAGGCTGATGACATTGCTGaccatgatgagagtgatgagagTGATGAGAGTGCTGATGCCCaggatgatgagaatgatgactGGGGAGAGAAGGATGAGGTTGAGTATGTAGGAGTGGATGATGAGAAAGAGAAGTACCATGATGAGCTCAATGATGATGGTCAAGAGGATTGTTCTTACTATCCTGACACTGACCCAAAGGATGATGACCCACTAGAGGTGGATGATGAGAGGGGCTGTGAGAGTGTGCTGCATGTCACTGACGTAGATAACCCTAAAATAGCAGTTGGTGTTACTTTTGAAGATGGTTTATGTTTTAAGAGGTGTATTAGGCAATATGCTGTGCTTAATGAAGTTGAACTTGCAGTTCCTTATAGTGAGTCAAGGCGGTACCGAGCTTACTGTAAGGCAGAGAGGTGTAGGTGGAGGATTCATGCATCTCAGTTATCAGATGGGAAGACATGGCAG ATTAAGAAGATGCCACACAAGCACAGATGTGCCGGCATAGGGAATTTGGAAAAGAATTGCATGGCTACCAATCATTGGGTGAAGGACAGAGTTATCAATTGGCTAAGGGAGGACCCAACTATTCAGCCTAAAGCTCTAAGGAAACAGTTGGAGGAGAAGTACAACATCAAGGTGAGCAAGTACGTTGTTTGGGACGGTAGGCAAATGGCATTAGATGAGATTTTAGGTGGATGGGAGGACAGCTTTGTCCATGTGTTTTCTTGGAAGAGGGAGGTTGAGAAGAGGTGTCCTGGTAGTGTTGTAGAGATTGAATGGGAGCTTGTGAATGAGAAGAGAAGGTTTTGTAGGATGTTTGTAGCACTGAAGCCATGCATTGATGGCTTCCTTAATGGTTGTAGACCGTACCTAGGGATTGATTCTACAGTTTTGACAGCAAG TGAGACCATGGAGAACTGGGAATGGTTCATGAAGATGCTGCACAAGGCAATTGGTTCTCCACATGGTCTGGTTATTTCAACAGATGCAG GCAAAGGAATTGATAAGGCAGTTACCAAAATCTTCAGCAATGGTGTAGAACATAGAGAATGCATGAGGCATCTTGTCAAGAATTTCCAGAAGAGGTTTAGAGGAGAAGTGTTTGAGAAGAACTTGTGGCCTGCATCAAGGTGCTACAGAATGACAACACATGAGAGGCATTGGAATGAGATgcacaaagcatgcccaaaggcaaCTAACTGGCTGCTGGAGAACCACAAGCAACTATGGGCAAGGGCCAAATTCAACACAACAAGCAAATGTGACTATGTCACCAACAACATTGCTGAGACATTCAATAGTTAG
- the LOC136477609 gene encoding probable protein kinase At2g41970: MSCCGGAEEDSYGPPANQAVPPPNANAPGNRGGPRGPGAPRVGGPAKPVSIDVPAIPFDELKKITNNFSDRALIGEGSYGRVYNAALSDGRAAVIKKLDTSASQDSDTDFAAQIAMVSKLKNEYFLELLGYCLENGNRMLAYQFATMGSLHNILHGKKGVQGAEPGPVLNWAQRVKIAYGAARGLEYLHEKVQPSIVHRDIRSSNVLIFDDFSSKIADFNLTNQGTDTAARLHSTRVLGTFGYHAPEYAMTGQINQKSDVYSFGVILLELLTGRKPVDHTMPKGQQSLVTWATPRLSEDKVKQCVDPKLNSDYPPKAVAKLAAVAALCVQYESDFRPNMTIVVKAITPLLNAPKPAAPAAAPQS; encoded by the exons ATGTCTTGCTGCGGTGGAGCCGAGGAGGACAGCTACGGCCCGCCGGCCAACCAGGCGGTTCCGCCACCCAATGCCAACGCCCCCG GCAACAGAGGCGGGCCGAGGGGACCGGGCGCGCCCAGGGTCGGCGGCCCCGCCAAGCCCGTCAGCATCGACGTGCCCGCCATCCCCTTCGACGAGCTCAAGAAGATCACCAACAACTTCAGCGACCGCGCCCTCATCGGCGAGGGCTCCTACGGCCGCGTCTACAACGCCGCGCTCAGCGACGGCCGCGCCGCCGTCATCAAGAAGCTCGACACCAGCGCCTCGCAGGACTCCGACACCGACTTCGCCGCGCAG ATAGCGATGGTCTCCAAGCTCAAGAACGAGTATTTCCTGGAGCTCCTGGGGTACTGCTTGGAGAACGGCAACCGCATGCTAGCCTATCAGTTCGCCACCATGGGTTCTTTGCATAACATACTACATG GGAAGAAAGGTGTTCAGGGTGCAGAGCCTGGTCCCGTTCTCAACTGGGCTCAGCGAGTGAAGATAGCTTACGGAGCAGCAAGAGGGCTAGAGTACCTGCACGAGAAAGTCCAGCCGTCGATCGTTCACCGAGACATCCGGTCCAGCAACGTCCTCATATTCGACGATTTCAGCTCCAAGATTGCTGATTTCAACCTCACCAACCAGGGGACCGACACCGCCGCGCGGTTGCACTCCACTCGCGTGCTAGGGACTTTTGGATACCATGCCCCAGA ATACGCTATGACAGGCCAGATCAACCAAAAGAGTGATGTTTACAGCTTCGGCGTGATCCTTCTAGAGTTGCTGACCGGAAGGAAGCCGGTCGATCACACCATGCCGAAAGGCCAGCAAAGTCTTGTTACTTGG GCCACTCCAAGGTTGAGTGAAGATAAAGTGAAGCAGTGTGTTGATCCGAAGCTCAACAGTGATTACCCTCCAAAGGCTGTTGCAAAG CTGGCAGCAGTTGCAGCGTTGTGCGTTCAGTATGAATCCGACTTCCGACCAAACATGACCATCGTGGTGAAGGCCATCACGCCTCTTCTAAACGCACCTAAACCAGCCGCTCCAGCAGCAGCGCCACAATCCTGA
- the LOC136477608 gene encoding pentatricopeptide repeat-containing protein At1g09900-like translates to MAAAPPPAAPPSHMSAALITFPSSHPYPSLPAPPKPPSPRPPPLHLVPRVAAYPAASVATPRRSASSTSATERLRVLVRRGELEDALRLVDSLAGLDPPSPAAAGPCPALIKKLCASGRTADARRVLGACGRDVVAYNAMVAGYCGAGQLDAARRLVADMPVEPDAYTYNTLIRGLCGRGRTSNALAVLDDMLRRGCLPDVVTYTILLEATCRRSGYKQAMKLLDEMRDKGCAPDIITYNVVLNGICQEGRVDDAMEFLENLPSNGCEPNTVSYNIVLKGLFTAERWEDAEKLMEEMAHKGCPPNVVTFNMLISFLCRRGLVEPAMEVLEQIPKYGCTPNSLSYNPLLHAFCKQKKMDKAMTFVELMVSRGCYPDIVSYNTLLTALCRNGEVDVAIELLHQLKDKGCSPVLISYNTVIDGLTKAGKTKEALELLDEMISKGLQPDIITYTTIASGLCREDRIEEAIRTFSKVQDMGIRPTVVLYNAILLGLCKRRETHNAIDLFAYMISNGCMPNESTYTILVEGLAYEGLVKEARELLGQLCSRGVVNKKFMKKGAVKMLDGPTQT, encoded by the coding sequence ATGGCCGCCGCGCCTCCGCCCGCTGCGCCGCCGTCCCACATGTCCGCCGCTCTGATCACCTTCCCCTCCTCTCACCCCTATCCTTCCCTCCCCGCGCCGCCCAAGCCCCCAAGCCCCAGGCCCCCTCCACTCCACCTCGTCCCCCGCGTCGCCGCATACCCCGCCGCATCCGTGGCCACCCCGCGCCGCagcgcctcctccacctccgccaCCGAGCGACTCCGCGTTCTCGTACGCCGCGGCGAACTCGAAGATGCCCTCCGCCTCGTCGACTCCCTCGCAGGGCTCGACCCGCCCTCGCCCGCCGCGGCGGGGCCCTGCCCCGCGCTCATCAAGAAGCTCTGCGCGTCGGGCCGCACCGCGGACGCGCGCCGCGTGCTGGGCGCGTGCGGGCGCGACGTCGTGGCCTACAACGCCATGGTGGCGGGCTACTGCGGGGCCGGGCAGCTCGACGCCGCGCGCAGGCTCGTGGCGGACATGCCCGTGGAGCCCGACGCGTACACCTACAACACGCTCATCCGAGGCCTCTGTGGTCGTGGGCGGACCAGCAACGCCCTCGCGGTGCTCGATGATATGCTCCGCCGCGGCTGCTTGCCCGACGTCGTCACCTACACAATTCTGCTCGAGGCCACCTGCAGGAGGAGCGGGTACAAGCAGGCCATGAAGCTCCTCGACGAGATGCGCGACAAGGGGTGCGCCCCGGACATCATCACCTATAATGTCGTCCTCAATGGTATCTGCCAGGAAGGCCGGGTTGACGACGCAATGGAGTTCTTGGAGAACTTACCGTCCAATGGGTGCGAGCCGAACACTGTTAGCTACAACATTGTGCTGAAGGGCTTGTTCACTGCTGAACGGTGGGAAGACGCCGAGAAGCTCATGGAAGAGATGGCCCACAAGGGTTGCCCTCCGAATGTGGTAACATTTAATATGCTCATCAGTTTTTTGTGTCGTAGAGGATTGGTTGAGCCTGCAATGGAAGTTCTTGAGCAGATCCCCAAGTACGGATGCACGCCTAATTCATTGAGTTATAACCCACTTCTTCATGCCTTCTGCAAACAAAAGAAGATGGATAAAGCAATGACATTTGTAGAACTAATGGTGTCCAGGGGTTGTTACCCAGACATCGTTTCATACAACACTCTGCTTACTGCACTCTGCCGCAATGGGGAAGTTGATGTTGCTATTGAATTGCTTCATCAACTCAAGGACAAAGGCTGTAGCCCGGTCTTGATTAGTTATAACACGGTCATTGATGGCCTTACTAAGGCTGGCAAAACAAAGGAAGCATTGGAACTGTTGGATGAGATGATCAGCAAAGGGCTCCAACCAGATATCATTACTTACACAACAATAGCTTCTGGTCTTTGTAGAGAAGACAGAATTGAGGAGGCGATTAGAACATTTTCTAAAGTGCAAGATATGGGTATAAGGCCCACTGTGGTGTTGTACAATGCTATTCTTCTTGGGCTCTGCAAAAGGCGTGAAACACATAATGCTATCGACCTGTTTGCTTACATGATATCGAATGGCTGCATGCCGAATGAATCGACTTACACTATACTTGTTGAAGGCTTGGCTTATGAAGGCTTGGTAAAGGAGGCAAGAGAATTGCTTGGTCAATTGTGCTCTAGAGGAGTTGTGAATAAGAAATTTATGAAGAAAGGAGCCGTTAAGATGCTAGATGGACCTACACAAACTTAG